In the genome of candidate division KSB1 bacterium, the window AAACTTTACAGAGGATAGAGGTTGAGCAATTGATTACTGATTTCTTGCTCTCAAAAAAGACTAATGGAAACTTTAAGAATTGTGAAATGTTGAGTTCCTGTTAACTGTTATATCTGGTAATGCATGTTAAAAAATTAATGAGGTGAAAATTATGAAAGCCATTTTTGGAATAATCACACTGATAGTGTTATTTGCTATAAGTGCATTTGCTTTGAATAAAAAATACAATAATGCTCAAAAAGCTCAAAGCATAAGCGGTGAAAAAAATACAATGTTCGAAAAAGCAACATTTGCAGGTGGACGTTTCTGGTGTATGGAGCCACCTTATGAAAATTTGGCAGGTGTTCTTAAAGTAGTACCAGGCTATACGGGTGGACATAAAGAAAATCCAACCTATAAACAAGTAACTTCCGGGAAAACAGGCCACCTGGAAGCTGTTCAGATAACTTATGATCCTGATAAAATTACGTTTACTGAACTTCTAGATGTTTATTGGATGCAAATCGATCCAACAGATAATGGTGGACAGTTTGTTGACAGGGGGTCACAATACAAAGCAGCCATTTTTTATCATTCCGACGAACAAAAAGGATTAGCGGAAAAGTCGAAAATAGCGCTGGAAAAATCCGGGCGATTTAATAAACCCATCGTCACAGAGATTCTCGATGCGTCAACTTTCTTTGAAGCGGAAGAATACCATCACGATTTTTACAAAAAGAACCCTACAAGATATAAATCATATAGATCTGATTCCGGTCGTGATAATTATATAAAAATGATATGGGGAGAAGATTTGAATATCCAAAGTAACAATAATACTTACAATAAACCTTTGGATACGGAGCTGAAAAAGAAATTGACTTCATTACAATATAGAGTGACCCAGCAAGATGGTACGGAAAGGCCATTTAATAATGAATATTGGGACAATAAAAAAGAAGGAATTTATGTCGATATAGTTTCCGGTGAACC includes:
- the msrB gene encoding peptide-methionine (R)-S-oxide reductase MsrB, whose translation is MKAIFGIITLIVLFAISAFALNKKYNNAQKAQSISGEKNTMFEKATFAGGRFWCMEPPYENLAGVLKVVPGYTGGHKENPTYKQVTSGKTGHLEAVQITYDPDKITFTELLDVYWMQIDPTDNGGQFVDRGSQYKAAIFYHSDEQKGLAEKSKIALEKSGRFNKPIVTEILDASTFFEAEEYHHDFYKKNPTRYKSYRSDSGRDNYIKMIWGEDLNIQSNNNTYNKPLDTELKKKLTSLQYRVTQQDGTERPFNNEYWDNKKEGIYVDIVSGEPLFSSRDKFKSGTGWPSFTKPFNLENIIEIEDGSLFMKRTEVRSKHADSHLGHLFNDGPKPTGLRYCINSASLRFIPKEDLEKEGYGEYKKLSKK